In a single window of the bacterium genome:
- a CDS encoding NTP transferase domain-containing protein produces MALELSVIVLAAGKGTRMKSDLAKVLHPCLGRPLIDWVLDQADAVGARHQVVVVGHQREAVMAAVGARGVTFAVQAEQRGTGHAVQMCREAMAGHGGDVLVLSGDVPLLGADTLRALRRHHEDGGCAATVLTAIFADPTGYGRILRDAAGRVARIVEHKDASEEERGVSEINSGIYLFNTERLFACIDRLRPDNAQGELYLTDIIRFLVEDDLPVSALPTEDPAEIHGINTVEQLAAVEAELRRRAGGGNRQKALS; encoded by the coding sequence GTGGCACTGGAACTCTCGGTCATCGTCCTCGCCGCCGGCAAGGGCACGCGCATGAAATCGGACCTGGCCAAGGTGCTGCACCCCTGCCTGGGCCGGCCCCTCATCGACTGGGTGCTGGACCAGGCCGACGCGGTGGGGGCCCGCCATCAGGTGGTGGTGGTGGGGCATCAGCGGGAGGCGGTGATGGCCGCCGTGGGCGCCCGGGGGGTCACCTTCGCCGTCCAGGCGGAGCAGAGGGGCACGGGACATGCTGTACAGATGTGTCGGGAGGCCATGGCCGGGCACGGGGGGGATGTCCTCGTTTTGTCGGGAGACGTGCCCCTGCTGGGGGCCGACACCCTCCGGGCCCTGCGTCGGCACCACGAGGACGGGGGCTGCGCCGCCACGGTCCTGACCGCCATCTTCGCCGATCCCACCGGCTACGGACGCATCCTGCGCGACGCCGCCGGCCGCGTCGCCCGCATCGTGGAGCACAAGGACGCCAGCGAGGAGGAGCGTGGCGTGTCCGAGATCAACTCGGGCATCTACCTTTTCAACACGGAGCGCCTCTTCGCCTGCATCGACCGCCTGCGGCCGGACAACGCCCAGGGGGAATTGTACCTGACGGACATCATCCGCTTCCTGGTGGAGGACGACCTGCCCGTCTCCGCCCTGCCGACGGAGGATCCGGCCGAGATCCATGGCATCAACACAGTGGAGCAGCTGGCCGCGGTGGAGGCCGAGCTGAGGCGCCGCGCCGGCGGCGGGAACCGTCAAAAAGCGCTATCATGA